A window from Mycobacterium saskatchewanense encodes these proteins:
- a CDS encoding ester cyclase has protein sequence MTIPEFPAADVLAAREKLVLDHFHDEVRQDWDDVLATFPHPRYELIPQMIVHDGDRAVRDYYAYTRTAFPDQDHEIIALRHTADAVIVEFWLMGTHLGYLGKVPPTGSRFRVRMTAYFVFDEAETLVCERIYFDTLTMIKQLLGGLDMKRPANWLLAARCARGFLSMSSEKPDPALLSA, from the coding sequence GTGACCATTCCGGAGTTTCCCGCGGCCGACGTGCTGGCCGCCCGCGAAAAGCTTGTGCTCGACCACTTCCACGACGAGGTCCGCCAGGACTGGGACGACGTGCTGGCGACCTTCCCGCATCCGCGCTACGAGCTGATCCCGCAGATGATCGTTCACGACGGCGACCGGGCGGTGCGAGACTACTACGCCTACACGCGGACCGCGTTCCCCGACCAGGATCACGAGATCATCGCGCTGCGCCACACCGCCGACGCGGTGATCGTCGAGTTCTGGCTGATGGGTACGCATCTGGGTTACCTCGGCAAGGTCCCGCCCACCGGCAGCCGTTTCCGGGTCCGCATGACGGCGTACTTCGTCTTCGATGAGGCGGAAACCCTGGTCTGCGAACGCATTTACTTCGACACGCTGACCATGATCAAGCAGCTGCTCGGCGGCCTGGACATGAAGAGGCCGGCGAACTGGCTGCTGGCCGCGCGCTGCGCGCGCGGCTTCCTGTCGATGTCATCGGAAAAGCCCGACCCGGCGCTGCTCAGTGCCTAA